A window of the Pseudomonas sp. B21_DOA genome harbors these coding sequences:
- the tldD gene encoding metalloprotease TldD, whose amino-acid sequence MSELLSSVSDHLLAPGGVTIESLQGVLGDLAGPGIDAADLYFQGQISESWALEDGIVKEGSFNLDQGVGVRAQSGEKTGFAYSNAITLEALGAAARAARSISRAGQNGTVQAFTSQDVAQLYAPDNPLEVLSRAEKVELLKRIDVATRALDPRIQQVSVSMAGVWERILVASTDGGLAADVRPLVRFNVSVIVEQNGRRERGGHGGGGRTDYRYFLAEDRAMGYAREALRQALVNLEAIPAPAGTLPVVLGSGWSGVLLHEAVGHGLEGDFNRKGSSAYSGRMGEMVASKLCTIVDDGTLSGRRGSLSVDDEGTPTECTTLIENGVLKGYMQDKLNARLMGVARTGNGRRESYAHLPMPRMTNTYMLGGESDPAEIIASVKKGIYCANLGGGQVDITSGKFVFSTSEAYLIEDGKITAPVKGATLIGNGPEAMSRVSMVGNDLALDSGVGTCGKDGQSVPVGVGQPTLKIDAITVGGTGA is encoded by the coding sequence ATGAGCGAGTTGTTGTCCTCAGTCAGTGATCACCTGTTGGCACCCGGCGGTGTCACGATCGAGAGCCTGCAAGGCGTGCTCGGCGATCTGGCCGGGCCGGGCATCGATGCCGCCGACCTGTATTTCCAAGGCCAGATTTCCGAGTCGTGGGCGCTGGAAGACGGCATCGTCAAGGAAGGCAGCTTCAATCTCGACCAAGGTGTCGGCGTGCGAGCGCAGTCCGGTGAGAAAACCGGTTTTGCCTACAGCAACGCGATCACCCTCGAAGCCCTCGGTGCAGCGGCCCGCGCCGCGCGTTCGATCTCACGTGCCGGGCAGAACGGCACCGTGCAGGCATTCACCAGCCAGGACGTCGCGCAACTGTACGCGCCCGATAACCCGCTGGAAGTGCTCAGCCGCGCGGAAAAAGTCGAGTTGCTCAAACGCATCGACGTCGCCACCCGCGCACTCGATCCACGGATTCAGCAGGTCAGCGTGAGCATGGCCGGGGTTTGGGAGCGGATTCTGGTGGCATCCACTGATGGCGGTCTGGCCGCCGATGTGCGCCCACTGGTGCGTTTCAACGTCAGCGTCATCGTTGAGCAGAACGGCCGGCGCGAACGCGGCGGACATGGCGGCGGCGGACGTACCGATTACCGCTACTTCCTCGCTGAAGACCGCGCTATGGGCTACGCCCGCGAAGCGCTGCGCCAGGCACTGGTCAATCTCGAAGCGATTCCGGCGCCGGCCGGTACCTTGCCGGTGGTGCTGGGCTCCGGCTGGTCCGGCGTGCTGCTGCACGAAGCGGTCGGTCACGGTCTGGAAGGCGATTTCAACCGCAAGGGCAGCTCGGCCTACAGCGGGCGCATGGGTGAAATGGTTGCCTCCAAGCTTTGCACCATCGTCGATGACGGCACCTTGAGTGGCCGTCGCGGTTCGCTCAGCGTCGATGACGAAGGCACGCCGACCGAGTGCACCACGCTGATCGAAAACGGCGTACTCAAGGGCTATATGCAAGACAAGCTCAATGCGCGGCTAATGGGCGTGGCGCGCACCGGTAACGGTCGCCGCGAATCCTACGCGCACCTGCCGATGCCACGGATGACCAACACCTACATGCTCGGTGGCGAAAGTGATCCAGCGGAAATCATCGCTTCGGTGAAGAAGGGCATCTACTGCGCCAACCTCGGCGGCGGTCAGGTCGATATCACCAGCGGCAAGTTCGTATTCTCCACCAGCGAGGCCTATTTGATCGAGGACGGCAAGATCACCGCACCGGTCAAAGGCGCGACGTTGATCGGCAACGGTCCCGAGGCGATGAGCCGGGTGTCGATGGTCGGTAACGATCTGGCGCTGGACAGCGGTGTGGGTACGTGTGGCAAGGATGGGCAGTCGGTGCCGGTGGGTGTCGGCCAGCCAACGCTGAAAATCGATGCGATTACCGTGGGTGGCACGGGCGCATAA
- the pmbA gene encoding metalloprotease PmbA: protein MSMSAVQSVGPQALPALQEQVEQIIAEAKRQGASACEVAVSLEQGLSTSVRQREVETVEFNRDQGFGITLYVGQRKGSASTSATGPEAIRETVAAALAIAKHTSEDEASGLADAALMARDVQDFDLFHEWDITPEQAIEKALLCEAAAFDADARIKNADGTTLSTHQGCRVYGNSHGFIGGYASTRHSLSCVMIAEAEGQMQRDYWYDVNRQGSLLADPVSIGQRAAQRAASRLGARPVPTCEVPVLFSAELAGGLFGSFLSAASGGSLYRKSSFLEGTLGQKLFPEWLTIDERPHLMRAMGSASYDGDGLATYAKPFVEKGELVSYILGTYSGRKLGMPSTANAGGVHNLFVTHGDEDQAALLKRMGRGLLVTELMGHGLNMVTGDYSRGAAGFWVENGEIQFAVQEVTIAGNMRDMFKQIVAVGNDLELRSNIRTGSVLIERMTVAGS, encoded by the coding sequence ATGAGCATGAGTGCAGTTCAAAGCGTCGGCCCGCAGGCATTGCCGGCACTGCAAGAACAGGTCGAGCAGATCATCGCCGAAGCCAAGCGCCAGGGCGCCAGCGCCTGTGAAGTCGCGGTGTCGCTGGAGCAGGGGCTGTCGACTTCGGTGCGTCAGCGCGAGGTCGAAACCGTTGAATTCAATCGTGATCAGGGTTTTGGTATCACCCTGTACGTCGGCCAGCGCAAGGGCTCGGCCAGCACCTCGGCCACCGGGCCGGAGGCGATTCGTGAAACGGTCGCAGCAGCACTGGCCATCGCCAAGCACACTTCCGAAGATGAAGCCTCGGGTCTCGCCGACGCCGCATTGATGGCCAGGGATGTGCAGGATTTCGACCTGTTTCACGAGTGGGACATCACCCCGGAGCAAGCTATCGAGAAGGCGTTGCTCTGTGAGGCAGCGGCGTTCGACGCCGATGCGCGGATCAAGAACGCCGACGGCACCACCCTCAGCACCCATCAGGGCTGCCGGGTTTATGGCAACAGCCATGGTTTCATCGGCGGTTACGCATCGACCCGGCACAGCCTGAGTTGCGTGATGATCGCTGAAGCCGAAGGCCAGATGCAGCGCGATTACTGGTATGACGTCAATCGTCAGGGCAGTCTGCTCGCCGATCCGGTGAGCATCGGCCAGCGGGCCGCGCAACGTGCAGCCAGCCGTCTGGGCGCGCGGCCGGTGCCGACATGCGAGGTGCCGGTACTGTTTTCCGCCGAGCTTGCGGGTGGCCTGTTCGGCAGCTTCCTCTCGGCCGCGTCGGGCGGCAGCCTGTATCGCAAATCGTCGTTTCTCGAAGGCACGCTGGGGCAGAAGTTGTTCCCGGAATGGCTGACCATCGATGAGCGTCCGCATCTGATGCGTGCCATGGGCAGTGCTTCCTACGACGGTGATGGCCTGGCGACCTACGCAAAACCGTTCGTCGAAAAAGGCGAGTTGGTCTCATACATCCTCGGCACCTACTCCGGGCGCAAACTGGGCATGCCGAGCACCGCCAACGCAGGTGGGGTGCACAACCTGTTCGTCACCCATGGCGACGAGGATCAGGCAGCGCTGCTGAAGCGCATGGGCCGAGGTCTGCTGGTCACCGAGTTGATGGGCCATGGCCTGAACATGGTCACCGGCGACTATTCGCGTGGCGCGGCGGGCTTCTGGGTGGAGAACGGCGAGATCCAGTTCGCTGTGCAGGAAGTGACCATCGCCGGCAACATGCGCGACATGTTCAAGCAGATTGTCGCGGTGGGTAATGATCTGGAGCTGCGCAGCAACATCCGCACCGGCTCGGTGTTGATCGAGCGGATGACTGTCGCCGGCAGCTAA
- a CDS encoding FagA protein → MSSALHEQPYLESWRWMSRQIRCALDPDEPRLIEHYLAEGRYLSCCTAISPWTVAETSFRLLLDTATDVALPWHWRSLCVDQAWRPLREMERLSLCQCRVRRWQRYTWQLATCELQPSIPLIDLLQGHSHDQDTY, encoded by the coding sequence ATGAGTTCTGCCTTGCATGAGCAGCCCTACCTCGAAAGCTGGCGCTGGATGAGCCGCCAGATCCGTTGCGCGCTGGATCCCGACGAACCGCGCCTGATCGAACATTACCTCGCCGAAGGGCGCTATCTGTCCTGTTGCACAGCCATTTCGCCCTGGACTGTCGCCGAAACGTCTTTTCGTCTGCTGCTCGACACTGCCACCGATGTCGCGTTGCCGTGGCATTGGCGCAGCCTCTGTGTCGATCAAGCCTGGCGTCCCTTGCGTGAAATGGAACGCCTGTCGCTATGCCAATGCCGCGTGCGGCGCTGGCAACGCTACACCTGGCAACTCGCCACTTGCGAGTTGCAACCGTCGATTCCTCTCATTGATTTGCTGCAAGGACATTCGCATGACCAAGACACGTATTGA
- a CDS encoding class II fumarate hydratase, giving the protein MTKTRIERDSMGELQVPVDALYGAQTQRAVDNFPISGKPMPTQFIRALILAKAAAARANVELNQISAAQGKAISDAAQGLLEGDFMQHFPVDIFQTGSGTSSNMNANEVIATLASRMLDEPVNANDHVNCGQSSNDIIPTTIHVSAALVLHEQLLPALLHLVQVIERKAEQVHHHVKTGRTHLMDAMPVRMSQVLNGWAQQLKANIAHLQDLLPSLQALAQGGTAVGTGINAHPEFAARFSRHLSQLTDVQFTPGKNLFALIGSQDTAVAVSGQLKATAVSLMKIANDLRWMNSGPLAGLGEIELEALQPGSSIMPGKVNPVIPEATAMVAAQVIGNDSVITVAGQSGNFELNVMLPIIAQNLLSSIELLANSSRLLADKAIATFKVNESRLQEALSRNPILVTALNPIIGYQKAAEIAKQAYKEGRAVIDVALEHTDLSRSQLAELLNPEKLTAGGV; this is encoded by the coding sequence ATGACCAAGACACGTATTGAACGCGACAGCATGGGCGAACTGCAGGTGCCGGTCGATGCGCTCTATGGCGCGCAGACCCAGCGCGCCGTGGACAACTTCCCGATCAGCGGAAAACCGATGCCGACGCAGTTCATTCGCGCATTGATCCTCGCCAAAGCCGCCGCCGCCCGCGCCAATGTCGAGCTGAACCAGATCAGCGCGGCCCAGGGCAAAGCCATCAGTGATGCCGCGCAGGGTCTGCTCGAAGGTGATTTCATGCAGCACTTCCCGGTGGACATCTTCCAGACCGGGTCTGGCACCAGCTCGAACATGAACGCCAACGAAGTGATTGCCACGCTGGCCAGCCGCATGCTCGATGAACCGGTCAACGCCAACGATCACGTCAATTGCGGGCAAAGCAGCAACGACATCATCCCGACCACCATCCACGTCAGCGCCGCGCTAGTGCTGCATGAACAACTGCTGCCGGCGCTGTTGCATCTGGTCCAGGTCATCGAGCGCAAGGCCGAGCAGGTGCATCACCACGTCAAAACCGGGCGCACCCATCTGATGGACGCGATGCCGGTACGCATGAGCCAAGTGCTCAACGGCTGGGCGCAGCAGCTCAAGGCCAACATTGCGCATCTGCAGGATTTGCTGCCGAGTCTGCAAGCACTGGCGCAGGGCGGCACGGCGGTGGGTACCGGGATCAATGCGCATCCGGAATTCGCCGCTCGATTCAGTCGGCACCTGAGCCAACTGACCGACGTGCAATTCACTCCGGGCAAAAATCTGTTCGCGTTGATTGGCTCGCAGGACACCGCCGTCGCCGTCTCCGGGCAGCTCAAGGCCACCGCAGTATCACTGATGAAAATCGCCAACGACCTGCGCTGGATGAACTCAGGTCCCTTGGCCGGTCTCGGCGAAATTGAACTCGAAGCGCTGCAACCGGGGTCGTCGATCATGCCCGGCAAAGTCAACCCGGTGATCCCGGAAGCCACCGCGATGGTCGCTGCGCAAGTGATTGGCAACGACTCGGTGATCACCGTCGCCGGTCAATCCGGCAATTTCGAACTGAACGTGATGCTGCCGATCATCGCGCAGAACCTGCTGAGCAGCATCGAACTGCTGGCCAACTCCAGTCGCCTGCTCGCCGACAAGGCAATCGCTACTTTCAAGGTCAACGAATCGCGCCTGCAAGAAGCGTTGTCGCGCAACCCGATTCTGGTCACCGCGCTCAACCCCATCATCGGTTATCAGAAAGCCGCTGAAATCGCCAAGCAGGCCTACAAGGAAGGCCGCGCGGTGATCGACGTCGCTCTGGAACACACCGACCTGTCGCGCAGCCAACTGGCAGAGTTGCTCAACCCCGAGAAACTCACCGCCGGCGGCGTGTAA
- a CDS encoding ZIP family metal transporter — MGTQTLAIGSGRMFRYAVGSLLLLAGMTLLVAHGLQWLNLEPRLLRALQGGAICALGTALGAVPVLVIRRMPQALSDTLLGFGAGVMLAATAFSLIVPGIAAAESLGLTPWAASGLICFGILLGAFGLYLVDRRVSGASPEMLVGTLDHPVIPPRIWLFVFAIIAHNIPEGMAVGVSAGGGMPDADSLAMGIALQDVPEGLVIALVLAGAGMSRVRAFLIGAASGLVEPVFALLCAWLVSLAQVLLPLGLALAAGAMLLVVTHEVIPESRRHGHDKLASLGLLIGFCLMMVMDTALG, encoded by the coding sequence ATGGGCACGCAAACACTGGCGATTGGCAGCGGGCGCATGTTTCGTTACGCGGTGGGTTCACTGTTGCTGTTGGCGGGGATGACTTTACTGGTCGCCCACGGTTTGCAATGGCTGAATCTGGAACCGAGGCTGTTGCGCGCCTTGCAGGGCGGTGCTATCTGCGCATTGGGCACGGCGCTTGGCGCGGTGCCGGTGCTGGTGATCCGGCGCATGCCGCAGGCACTCAGCGACACCTTGCTGGGATTTGGTGCCGGGGTGATGCTGGCGGCGACCGCATTTTCGTTGATCGTGCCGGGGATTGCTGCGGCCGAAAGTCTTGGTCTGACGCCGTGGGCTGCCAGTGGCCTGATCTGTTTCGGCATCCTGCTCGGCGCGTTTGGCCTGTATCTGGTAGATCGCAGGGTTTCCGGTGCCTCGCCGGAGATGCTCGTCGGCACGCTCGACCATCCGGTGATTCCACCGCGAATCTGGCTGTTCGTGTTCGCCATCATTGCGCACAACATTCCGGAAGGTATGGCGGTCGGCGTATCTGCCGGCGGCGGCATGCCGGACGCCGACAGCCTGGCGATGGGCATCGCTCTGCAGGATGTGCCGGAAGGACTGGTGATTGCTTTGGTGCTGGCCGGGGCAGGAATGTCACGGGTCAGGGCGTTTCTGATCGGCGCGGCGTCGGGGTTGGTTGAGCCGGTGTTTGCGCTGTTGTGTGCGTGGCTAGTGAGTCTGGCTCAGGTACTGTTGCCGCTGGGGCTGGCACTGGCGGCCGGGGCGATGTTGCTGGTAGTGACCCACGAAGTGATCCCGGAGTCGCGCCGTCACGGGCATGACAAACTGGCGAGTCTTGGCTTGTTGATCGGGTTTTGTCTGATGATGGTGATGGATACGGCGTTGGGTTGA
- a CDS encoding HPr family phosphocarrier protein, whose protein sequence is MPAREIEIINKLGLHARASAKFVGVAGQYPDCTIRVGRTPETTVDGKSIMAMMMLAAGKGTKIYLSTEGHQEQEAMDALVALINNYFDEGG, encoded by the coding sequence ATGCCTGCTCGTGAAATCGAAATCATCAATAAGCTGGGCCTGCATGCCCGGGCATCGGCCAAGTTCGTCGGCGTGGCCGGTCAGTATCCAGACTGCACGATCAGAGTGGGACGCACACCTGAAACGACTGTCGACGGCAAGAGCATCATGGCAATGATGATGCTCGCGGCGGGCAAGGGCACCAAAATTTATTTGAGTACTGAAGGGCATCAAGAGCAGGAAGCCATGGATGCGCTGGTAGCGTTGATCAACAACTACTTCGACGAAGGTGGCTGA
- the rapZ gene encoding RNase adapter RapZ, translating into MRLIIVSGRSGSGKSTALNVLEDNGYYCIDNLPAGLLPELAERALIHTELAQPLVAVSIDARNLPSHLSRFPELLEDVRAKHIKCDVLYLDADEETLLKRFSETRRRHPLSNANRSLAEAIHDESALLGPIADLADLKINTTHLNLYQLRDTLKLRLLNQPEPGTAFLVESFGFKRGMPVDADLVFDVRCLPNPYWKPELRAQSGLDAPVAEYLAQQPDVEEMYQDIYAYLNKWLPRFAASNRAYVTVAIGCTGGHHRSVYLTERLGQALQKTLKNVQVRHRDLT; encoded by the coding sequence ATGCGCTTGATCATCGTCAGTGGCCGTTCGGGCTCGGGCAAAAGTACCGCCCTGAATGTCCTTGAGGACAACGGCTACTACTGCATCGACAACCTGCCGGCTGGTTTGCTGCCGGAACTGGCCGAGCGGGCGCTGATCCACACGGAGCTGGCGCAGCCGCTGGTCGCCGTGTCGATCGATGCACGCAACTTGCCCAGCCATCTGTCACGCTTTCCTGAATTGCTCGAAGACGTCCGTGCCAAACATATCAAGTGCGATGTGCTGTATCTGGACGCCGACGAAGAAACCCTGCTCAAGCGTTTTTCCGAGACCCGTCGTCGTCACCCGTTGAGTAACGCCAATCGCTCACTGGCTGAAGCGATTCACGATGAAAGCGCCCTGCTCGGCCCGATCGCCGATCTGGCCGACCTGAAAATCAACACCACCCATCTCAATCTGTACCAGCTGCGCGACACCCTGAAGTTGCGCCTGTTGAATCAGCCTGAGCCCGGCACGGCGTTCCTGGTTGAATCGTTCGGCTTCAAGCGCGGCATGCCGGTCGATGCCGATCTGGTCTTCGATGTGCGTTGCCTGCCCAATCCGTACTGGAAACCGGAGCTGCGCGCGCAGTCGGGCCTCGATGCACCGGTGGCAGAGTATTTGGCCCAGCAGCCCGATGTCGAAGAAATGTATCAGGACATCTACGCTTATCTGAACAAATGGCTGCCACGTTTCGCCGCGAGCAACCGCGCCTACGTCACCGTTGCCATTGGCTGCACCGGCGGGCATCACCGCTCCGTCTACCTGACCGAACGCCTGGGTCAGGCTCTGCAGAAAACCTTGAAGAACGTCCAGGTTCGCCACCGCGACCTCACCTAA
- the raiA gene encoding ribosome-associated translation inhibitor RaiA: protein MQVNISGHQLEVTQPLRSYIEEKLQRLERHFDKITNVQVTMCVEKLKQKIEATLHIPGSEVVANAEDTDMYAAIDSLTDKLDRQLKKHKEKTQSLLQGATGR, encoded by the coding sequence ATGCAAGTCAACATCAGTGGACACCAACTGGAAGTGACCCAACCTCTGCGTTCCTACATCGAGGAAAAACTCCAACGACTGGAGCGACATTTCGACAAGATCACCAACGTGCAGGTCACGATGTGCGTCGAAAAGCTGAAGCAGAAGATCGAAGCCACCTTGCATATCCCCGGCAGCGAAGTGGTCGCCAACGCAGAAGATACTGACATGTACGCTGCGATCGACTCACTCACCGACAAGCTGGATCGCCAACTCAAAAAGCATAAGGAAAAGACCCAGAGCCTCCTCCAGGGCGCAACCGGTCGTTAA
- a CDS encoding RNA polymerase factor sigma-54, translated as MKPSLVLRMGQQLTMTPQLQQAIRLLQLSTLDLQQEIQEALESNPMLERQDEGDDFDNADPLADNAEQKPAEIQEPSYQETAPTVDNLEDGEWNERIPNELPVDTAWEDVYQTSASSLPSSDDDEWDFTTRTSAGESLQSHLLWQLNLAPMSDTDRLIAVTLIDCINNQGYLDETLEEILEAFDPELDIELDEIEAVLHRIQQFEPAGIGARNLSECLLLQLRQLPAKTPWLSEAKRLVTDYIDLLGSRDYSQLMRRMKLKEDELRQVIELVQSLNPRPGSQIESTEAEYVIPDVIVRKDNERWLVELNQESVPRLRVNAQYAGFVKRADTSADNTFMRNQLQEARWFIKSLQSRNETLMKVATQIVEHQRGFLEYGDEAMKPLVLHDIAEAVGMHESTISRVTTQKFMHTPRGIYELKYFFSSHVSTSEGGECSSTAIRAIIKKLVAAENQKKPLSDSKIAGLLEAQGIQVARRTVAKYRESLGIAPSSERKRLM; from the coding sequence ATGAAACCATCGCTAGTCTTGAGAATGGGCCAGCAGCTGACGATGACGCCGCAGCTGCAACAGGCCATCCGTCTGCTCCAATTGTCGACCCTGGACCTGCAACAGGAGATCCAGGAGGCTCTGGAATCCAACCCGATGCTCGAACGCCAGGACGAAGGCGACGACTTCGACAACGCCGATCCTCTGGCCGACAACGCCGAACAGAAGCCCGCCGAGATTCAGGAACCCTCCTATCAGGAAACCGCCCCGACGGTGGATAACCTCGAGGATGGCGAATGGAACGAGCGCATCCCCAACGAATTGCCGGTGGATACCGCCTGGGAAGACGTCTACCAGACCAGCGCCAGCAGCCTGCCCAGCAGCGATGACGACGAATGGGATTTCACCACCCGCACGTCCGCCGGCGAGAGCCTGCAGAGCCATCTGCTCTGGCAACTGAACCTGGCACCGATGTCCGACACCGATCGCCTGATCGCCGTGACCCTGATCGACTGCATCAACAATCAGGGCTACCTGGACGAAACGCTCGAAGAGATTCTCGAAGCATTCGATCCGGAACTGGACATCGAGCTCGATGAAATCGAAGCCGTTCTGCATCGCATCCAGCAATTCGAACCCGCCGGGATCGGCGCACGCAACCTCAGCGAATGCCTGCTTCTGCAACTGCGCCAACTGCCAGCCAAGACGCCGTGGCTGAGCGAAGCCAAGCGTCTGGTTACCGATTACATCGACTTGCTCGGCAGCCGCGATTACAGCCAGTTGATGCGCCGGATGAAGCTCAAGGAAGACGAGTTGCGCCAGGTCATCGAGCTGGTGCAGAGCCTCAATCCGCGTCCGGGCTCACAGATCGAATCGACCGAAGCCGAATACGTTATTCCCGATGTGATCGTGCGCAAGGACAACGAGCGCTGGCTGGTCGAGCTGAACCAGGAATCGGTGCCACGTCTGCGCGTCAACGCCCAGTACGCCGGGTTTGTGAAGCGTGCCGACACCAGCGCCGACAACACTTTCATGCGCAATCAGTTGCAGGAAGCCCGCTGGTTCATCAAGAGCCTGCAAAGCCGTAACGAAACCCTGATGAAAGTCGCCACGCAGATCGTCGAACATCAGCGCGGCTTCCTCGAATACGGCGACGAAGCGATGAAGCCGCTGGTATTGCATGACATCGCCGAAGCGGTCGGCATGCACGAATCAACGATTTCCCGGGTAACCACGCAAAAATTCATGCATACCCCGCGCGGTATTTATGAGCTGAAATACTTTTTCTCCAGCCACGTCAGCACCTCCGAAGGCGGCGAATGCTCGTCCACAGCGATCCGCGCGATCATCAAGAAACTGGTCGCCGCGGAAAATCAGAAAAAGCCGTTGAGTGACAGCAAGATCGCTGGTTTACTGGAGGCACAAGGCATTCAGGTGGCTCGCCGCACCGTCGCCAAGTACCGCGAATCCCTCGGAATCGCGCCTTCGAGCGAACGCAAGCGGTTGATGTAA
- the lptB gene encoding LPS export ABC transporter ATP-binding protein, whose protein sequence is MATLKAQHLAKAYKSRQVVRDVSLSIDSGQIVGLLGPNGAGKTTCFYMIVGLVQADQGRVLIDDLDVSHQPMHGRAKAGIGYLPQEASIFRKLSVADNIMAILETRPELDKAGRRKELESLLQEFHISHIRDNLGMSLSGGERRRVEIARALATAPKFILLDEPFAGVDPISVGDIKQIIHHLKAKGIGVLITDHNVRETLDICETAYIVNDGQLIAEGDAETILANDLVKEVYLGHEFRL, encoded by the coding sequence ATGGCAACTCTGAAAGCTCAGCACCTGGCCAAGGCCTATAAAAGCCGCCAGGTCGTGCGTGACGTCAGCCTGTCGATCGACAGCGGGCAGATCGTCGGCTTGCTCGGCCCGAACGGCGCCGGCAAGACGACGTGCTTCTACATGATCGTCGGCCTGGTGCAGGCCGATCAGGGCCGTGTGCTGATCGATGACCTGGACGTCAGCCACCAGCCGATGCACGGCCGCGCCAAGGCGGGTATCGGCTATCTGCCGCAAGAAGCGTCGATCTTCCGCAAACTGTCGGTTGCCGACAACATCATGGCGATCCTCGAGACGCGTCCGGAACTGGACAAGGCCGGTCGTCGCAAGGAGCTGGAAAGCCTGCTGCAGGAATTCCACATCAGCCACATCCGCGACAACCTTGGCATGAGCCTGTCCGGTGGTGAGCGTCGCCGGGTGGAAATCGCTCGTGCGTTGGCGACTGCGCCGAAATTCATCCTGCTCGACGAACCGTTCGCCGGTGTCGACCCGATCTCGGTGGGCGACATCAAGCAGATCATTCACCACCTCAAGGCCAAGGGCATCGGTGTGCTGATCACCGACCACAACGTCCGCGAGACACTGGATATCTGCGAAACCGCTTACATCGTCAACGACGGTCAATTGATCGCTGAAGGCGATGCCGAGACCATCCTGGCCAACGATCTGGTCAAGGAAGTGTATCTGGGTCACGAGTTCCGCCTGTAA
- the lptA gene encoding lipopolysaccharide transport periplasmic protein LptA, translating into MRLVKTLPILLSLGAALGSASAWSLPNDQQQPIRIQADDAQLDDKNGIATYKGDVIITQGSMIVKGNTVTMTRAPNGDIDVVTSVGNLAYFEQLQTQGDANPVKGYGVTIQYHAQQNRVVLIDKAKVIDKDNNVTQGEKIVYDTVKKLASAGRATGSKVTESRPRIDMVIQPKKKTEEKSQ; encoded by the coding sequence ATGAGGCTCGTTAAAACCCTCCCTATTTTGCTCAGTCTGGGCGCAGCACTGGGAAGCGCGAGCGCCTGGTCCCTGCCGAACGATCAGCAGCAGCCTATCCGCATTCAGGCCGACGACGCCCAACTGGACGACAAGAATGGCATCGCCACCTATAAAGGTGACGTGATCATTACCCAGGGTTCGATGATCGTTAAAGGCAACACCGTGACCATGACGCGCGCGCCCAATGGCGACATCGACGTGGTGACCTCGGTGGGCAACCTGGCTTACTTCGAGCAGCTGCAGACCCAGGGCGACGCCAACCCGGTCAAGGGCTACGGCGTGACGATTCAATACCACGCCCAGCAGAACCGGGTGGTGCTGATCGACAAGGCCAAGGTTATCGACAAGGATAACAACGTCACCCAGGGCGAAAAAATCGTCTACGACACCGTGAAGAAACTGGCCAGCGCCGGTCGCGCCACGGGCAGCAAGGTCACCGAATCGCGTCCGCGCATTGACATGGTGATCCAGCCGAAGAAGAAAACCGAAGAGAAATCCCAGTAA